From a single Fulvivirga ulvae genomic region:
- a CDS encoding gliding motility-associated C-terminal domain-containing protein, giving the protein MRKILLVSILILICKVSSFASHIVGGEFELVYLNGNNYRLNLIIYFDEINGAPGAKYTPLPLAWIYRKSDNAAMMQNIQLSLFSEEPVEYTVPSCANDAIVKTTKLVFSRVITLDPNSYNDPDGYYIVWQRCCRNYNIINVISENPDAGGIGSGLTFYLEIPPLIKDGERFINNSPQLFPPLSDYACVGRGYYADFKGVDADGDSLVYTLATPLNTPSAVPHPQPPSTAPYPHVIWEASYNINNIVHGDPDLTITDDGLLRVTPTEQGIFVFAVKCEEFRNGEKIGEVRRDFQMVVVECPPGGSEPDVNIELEDGTTYNEGDVLHFPADDETKCVKFFIKDEKGGEVNVKLDPEGYDEENFSIDTLKWSPNRDELEVTVCFTDCPPDKDLPFEVNFIGLDGTCPQPLQDTVKLTVKITPPDNDLPVLSHKEDSDGSYSAAIQRLVTVDEMVGGMKIIELLGQDANNDLMDFMLEPVDFELVDYGMSIVNKSNGPGVRETWLQWNYDCQLISFDGKTSFEIKIYLEDQDDCLYEEPVLVTLFLNIKLPDNSLPDVYSNKLGSSNQYAKITAQLDETVSFDVRGTDLDGDLAFIEAVPANFSFSDYNVNYNRVEGQGKPSATQLNSTFSWALECKRFNLAEQDSFRIYFMMEDFDKCEITNRDTLTVDFLLSPPPNSDPLLTVESTNKESIVQDTIHIIMDEEINLRIIGRDFEGDSITLYLVDDHSEQLGYKFAGKSGMGTVVSDFTWSPECYVLEGRPETYVPLTFAVQDNHCTQPRANEYALIVHIEDIEDKSDQFIPPNIFTPNGDELNTYFGMYRINKQTGIEENILPIDNCAGQFEKVVVYNRWGREVYSSNDRHFKWYGEGVASGVYFYYIEYTNRGYRGSLTVRF; this is encoded by the coding sequence ATGAGAAAAATTTTACTCGTTTCCATTCTCATATTAATCTGCAAAGTTAGCTCATTTGCTTCTCATATTGTAGGGGGAGAGTTTGAATTAGTCTACCTCAATGGGAATAATTACAGATTAAACCTGATCATTTATTTTGATGAGATCAATGGGGCACCAGGCGCCAAATATACTCCTCTGCCGCTAGCCTGGATATACCGCAAAAGTGACAATGCAGCGATGATGCAGAATATTCAATTGTCACTGTTTTCTGAGGAACCCGTGGAATATACTGTACCATCATGTGCAAACGACGCTATTGTTAAAACCACCAAACTTGTTTTTAGCCGGGTTATTACACTTGATCCCAACAGCTATAATGACCCCGATGGCTATTATATTGTCTGGCAGCGCTGTTGCCGAAATTATAACATCATCAACGTGATAAGTGAAAACCCTGATGCGGGTGGTATAGGGTCAGGCCTTACGTTTTACCTGGAGATACCACCATTAATTAAGGATGGAGAGCGCTTTATTAATAACTCTCCGCAATTATTTCCACCGTTGAGTGATTATGCCTGCGTTGGTCGCGGTTATTATGCGGATTTCAAAGGTGTAGACGCCGATGGGGACTCATTGGTTTATACATTGGCGACCCCGTTGAATACACCATCTGCAGTACCTCATCCCCAACCACCTTCAACCGCCCCTTACCCTCATGTAATATGGGAAGCGTCTTACAACATTAATAATATAGTCCATGGTGATCCTGACCTGACTATAACAGATGATGGTCTGCTCAGGGTAACGCCCACGGAGCAGGGAATATTTGTGTTTGCCGTTAAGTGTGAAGAGTTCAGAAATGGAGAAAAAATAGGGGAGGTAAGGCGCGATTTTCAGATGGTGGTGGTCGAATGCCCACCCGGGGGGAGTGAACCGGATGTGAATATTGAGCTTGAGGATGGTACAACTTACAATGAAGGGGATGTTTTGCATTTCCCTGCTGATGATGAAACCAAATGTGTGAAGTTTTTTATAAAAGATGAGAAGGGCGGAGAAGTAAACGTAAAACTTGATCCCGAAGGGTATGATGAAGAGAATTTCTCTATAGATACACTAAAGTGGTCTCCCAATAGAGATGAGCTTGAAGTAACGGTTTGCTTCACTGATTGCCCTCCTGATAAAGACCTTCCTTTTGAAGTGAATTTTATAGGGTTGGATGGTACCTGTCCGCAGCCTTTGCAGGACACTGTAAAGTTGACAGTAAAAATCACTCCTCCGGATAATGATCTTCCAGTGCTTAGTCATAAGGAGGATAGCGATGGCAGTTATTCGGCAGCAATTCAGCGGTTGGTGACTGTTGATGAGATGGTCGGTGGTATGAAAATAATAGAACTGCTTGGGCAGGATGCTAATAATGATTTGATGGACTTTATGCTTGAGCCTGTTGATTTTGAATTGGTGGATTATGGCATGAGCATCGTTAATAAGTCGAATGGTCCGGGCGTTAGAGAAACCTGGCTGCAGTGGAACTATGATTGTCAACTGATAAGCTTTGACGGGAAAACGTCATTCGAAATAAAAATATATCTTGAGGACCAGGATGACTGCCTGTATGAAGAACCTGTGTTGGTTACCTTATTCCTGAATATTAAGTTGCCTGATAACAGTTTGCCAGATGTATATAGCAACAAACTGGGAAGTAGCAATCAGTATGCGAAAATTACAGCCCAGCTTGATGAGACCGTATCCTTTGATGTGCGCGGGACAGATCTGGATGGGGATTTGGCATTTATAGAGGCTGTTCCTGCGAATTTTTCATTTTCTGATTACAATGTAAATTATAATCGGGTGGAAGGGCAAGGCAAGCCTTCAGCCACTCAGTTGAACTCTACCTTTTCCTGGGCCTTGGAGTGCAAGAGGTTCAATCTTGCTGAGCAGGATTCTTTCAGGATCTATTTCATGATGGAAGATTTTGACAAATGTGAGATTACTAACAGAGATACTCTTACAGTTGATTTTCTGTTGTCTCCTCCACCCAATTCAGATCCGTTGTTGACTGTGGAAAGCACTAACAAAGAATCGATTGTTCAGGATACCATACATATCATCATGGATGAAGAGATCAATTTAAGAATTATCGGGCGTGATTTTGAGGGAGATTCAATAACGCTGTACCTGGTTGATGATCACTCTGAGCAATTGGGTTATAAGTTTGCGGGAAAAAGCGGTATGGGTACTGTTGTTTCTGATTTTACGTGGTCTCCGGAATGCTATGTGCTGGAAGGACGGCCCGAAACGTATGTGCCACTGACTTTTGCCGTTCAGGATAATCACTGTACCCAGCCCAGAGCTAATGAGTACGCTTTGATTGTCCATATTGAAGATATTGAAGATAAGAGCGATCAGTTTATTCCTCCTAATATCTTCACTCCAAATGGCGATGAGCTTAATACCTACTTTGGTATGTACAGGATCAACAAGCAAACCGGTATTGAAGAAAATATCCTTCCTATAGATAACTGCGCAGGTCAATTTGAGAAGGTTGTGGTGTATAACCGCTGGGGCAGGGAGGTTTACTCCAGCAACGACCGTCACTTTAAGTGGTATGGAGAAGGAGTAGCCTCCGGGGTATATTTCTACTATATAGAGTACACTAACCGAGGATACCGGGGTTCACTTACTGTCAGGTTTTAA
- a CDS encoding potassium channel family protein, whose translation MLKKPNYIKLLAIAFSFIIIYVLLLSILIKIEAAHPQANIKSFDDALWFSIVTLTTVGYGDLHPVTDQGRLFGSIFLIFSLGFYGVLIGQITNIMNTVKENKKLGLDGTSFTNHVVMIGWSDFGKAVVDQLVAANRNIAIVTKEKDNIDIIHEYYSTKQVFTLFSDYNNFDLLHKVNIRESSIVFVNLKDDTEKLVYVLNMKKHYENLNFVVTLDNSNLKSTFHSAGVTYAVSKHEIASKLLASYIFEPDVAVYSEEIIAYPQTDEDYDIKQFMVLDNNPFKDHFYEKVFFDLKKEFNVVLLGIVKVGDGKRKLHKNPSETIKVATGDYLIMLTNKTAIKKLKGFFAVEEGYISGF comes from the coding sequence ATGTTGAAAAAACCCAACTACATAAAGCTGCTGGCAATAGCATTTAGTTTTATTATAATCTATGTGCTATTGCTAAGTATTTTAATAAAAATAGAGGCCGCTCACCCTCAGGCCAACATCAAAAGCTTTGACGACGCCCTATGGTTCTCAATAGTTACTTTAACCACCGTGGGCTACGGAGATTTACACCCTGTAACTGATCAGGGTCGCCTTTTCGGTTCTATATTCCTTATCTTCAGTCTCGGCTTCTATGGCGTGCTTATCGGACAAATCACCAACATTATGAATACCGTTAAAGAAAATAAAAAGCTTGGACTTGATGGTACCAGTTTCACTAACCATGTAGTCATGATCGGCTGGTCTGATTTTGGCAAAGCTGTGGTTGATCAACTGGTTGCTGCCAATAGAAACATAGCCATAGTAACTAAAGAGAAGGATAATATTGATATTATCCATGAATATTACTCGACCAAACAAGTTTTTACGCTATTCTCCGACTACAATAATTTTGATCTCCTCCATAAGGTAAATATAAGAGAAAGCTCTATCGTATTTGTCAACCTTAAAGATGATACCGAGAAGCTGGTATATGTACTGAATATGAAAAAGCATTATGAAAATCTAAACTTTGTAGTTACGCTTGACAATTCCAATCTTAAAAGCACATTCCACAGCGCAGGCGTGACCTACGCCGTTTCCAAACATGAAATTGCCTCAAAACTACTGGCAAGCTATATCTTCGAGCCCGATGTAGCTGTTTATAGTGAAGAAATTATCGCTTACCCTCAAACTGATGAAGACTATGATATCAAGCAGTTTATGGTGCTGGATAACAATCCGTTTAAGGACCACTTTTATGAAAAGGTATTTTTTGACTTGAAAAAAGAATTCAACGTGGTGCTTCTGGGAATTGTCAAGGTTGGCGACGGTAAAAGAAAACTACACAAAAACCCCTCCGAAACTATTAAAGTGGCTACGGGAGACTACCTGATCATGCTGACCAATAAAACCGCCATTAAAAAATTGAAGGGATTTTTCGCCGTAGAGGAAGGATACATATCAGGCTTTTAA
- a CDS encoding VOC family protein: MKLNAGIITEKLEETRKFYTEVLGFGVTFENEFYLLMHTPNNQAELSFLMPDHPSQQPLFQPAFGGKGVYLTIEVEDVDAVYRELKKKNVKIIIDIRDEDWGDRHFAIQDPNGVGIDIVTYSGQG; this comes from the coding sequence ATGAAATTGAATGCTGGAATAATTACCGAAAAACTAGAGGAAACCAGAAAGTTTTATACAGAAGTACTTGGTTTCGGTGTCACCTTTGAAAATGAGTTTTATCTGTTGATGCACACACCTAACAATCAGGCAGAACTCAGCTTTTTGATGCCAGACCACCCTTCTCAGCAACCACTGTTTCAACCAGCTTTTGGAGGGAAGGGTGTTTACCTTACGATAGAGGTTGAGGATGTGGATGCGGTTTATCGAGAGCTTAAGAAAAAAAACGTAAAGATCATTATCGATATCAGGGATGAAGACTGGGGAGACCGGCATTTTGCCATTCAGGATCCCAATGGTGTAGGTATTGATATTGTGACCTACTCAGGTCAGGGATAG
- a CDS encoding DUF2752 domain-containing protein, translating to MKKIRAIRVRLSIEALIWLTALIALALLPAGTHTHFSFCPLSNLGFEFCPGCGLGRSVSQAFHGQFKASFASHPLGLFAIIILSYRIITLSFYSIKSKI from the coding sequence GTGAAAAAGATCAGGGCTATAAGGGTTCGGCTATCAATAGAAGCTCTCATATGGCTGACAGCCCTTATAGCTCTGGCACTGCTTCCCGCCGGCACTCACACACACTTCTCTTTTTGCCCTCTAAGTAATCTTGGTTTTGAATTTTGCCCGGGGTGCGGCCTTGGGAGATCCGTTTCCCAGGCTTTTCATGGACAATTCAAGGCCTCTTTTGCCAGCCACCCTCTAGGATTATTCGCAATAATAATATTATCTTACAGGATAATTACATTATCATTTTATTCAATCAAGTCAAAAATTTAA
- a CDS encoding redoxin domain-containing protein: MLQSNLKAPVFRLTDIFKRTIDLNEYQDKKVFIGFFRHAGCPFCNLRVHTLTRIYEELKAQGMEMIFFFESPERVLLRSTFHQEVSPIPLISDPEKIWYNAYGLESSGYKSAVSHLSSFVQTAYNAIKTKVPVHMMAGGESIKTMPAEFLIDKGLMIKKVHYAERLNDRLDISVVKDFARTQ; the protein is encoded by the coding sequence ATGCTTCAAAGTAACCTCAAAGCCCCGGTATTCAGGCTTACTGATATCTTCAAACGTACAATAGACCTAAATGAGTATCAAGACAAAAAAGTATTTATAGGCTTTTTCAGGCATGCGGGATGCCCTTTTTGTAACCTGAGGGTACATACACTGACCAGGATCTATGAAGAGTTAAAAGCTCAGGGGATGGAAATGATTTTCTTCTTCGAATCCCCGGAAAGGGTACTTCTGAGGAGCACTTTCCATCAGGAAGTATCACCCATTCCTCTCATTTCAGATCCGGAAAAAATTTGGTATAACGCCTACGGACTTGAAAGCTCAGGGTATAAATCAGCTGTAAGCCACTTAAGCTCATTTGTACAAACTGCCTATAATGCGATAAAAACAAAGGTACCTGTACACATGATGGCCGGGGGTGAATCAATAAAAACCATGCCCGCTGAATTTTTAATTGACAAAGGACTGATGATCAAAAAGGTGCATTATGCAGAAAGACTTAATGACCGACTTGATATTTCAGTGGTTAAAGATTTTGCCCGAACGCAGTAA
- a CDS encoding TM2 domain-containing protein yields MANAMHLMPELQGEELIYIQAIVEKMDEEQARNFIGVYRARRKNPQEILIFSLIGLLGIAGIQRFVLNQVGMGILFFLTAGLCYIGTIIDIINYQKMSFEYNQKIADEVRLGMRI; encoded by the coding sequence ATGGCAAACGCAATGCACTTAATGCCTGAGCTTCAGGGAGAAGAGTTAATTTATATACAGGCGATCGTTGAGAAAATGGACGAGGAACAGGCAAGAAACTTTATAGGGGTCTATCGGGCAAGAAGAAAAAACCCTCAGGAAATACTCATTTTTTCGTTAATTGGATTACTGGGCATAGCAGGTATACAGCGCTTTGTGCTTAATCAGGTAGGTATGGGAATCTTGTTCTTCTTAACTGCTGGTTTGTGCTACATTGGCACTATTATAGACATTATCAATTACCAGAAAATGTCTTTTGAATATAATCAAAAAATCGCCGACGAGGTGCGTCTGGGCATGCGAATTTAA
- a CDS encoding DUF6597 domain-containing transcriptional factor — MLRHLYKPLQPTVQHLGHIGYREVLPSAVLQSFIYCYWELVSSKELDAPFSYQIVADGCIDIFFDAANPEESYVMGYCDSHTSFALTENFHYIGIRFFPAVFPQLYRINAIELTNRAEFLNAISPSTARLLSGLEMPATLAGIRNKLDKHFIHLFSRAGFKADPRFYHALDLIFTNQGRDRIESGFDVGVSSRQLRRLFGNYIGGSVKAFSNVVRFQQILHSAALGINPLEQRAFLDHYYDQAHFIKEFKRLYGITPGRVQGW; from the coding sequence ATGCTCAGGCATTTGTACAAGCCCCTGCAACCCACAGTACAGCACCTGGGGCATATTGGTTACCGGGAGGTGCTGCCTTCAGCGGTTTTACAGTCTTTTATTTATTGTTATTGGGAGTTGGTGTCCTCAAAGGAGCTGGATGCTCCATTTTCTTACCAAATAGTAGCGGATGGATGTATAGATATCTTCTTTGATGCTGCGAATCCTGAAGAAAGCTATGTGATGGGTTATTGCGACTCGCATACCTCATTTGCATTGACTGAAAACTTTCATTATATAGGCATACGTTTTTTTCCGGCTGTTTTCCCGCAACTCTACCGAATAAATGCTATAGAGTTAACCAATAGAGCGGAATTCCTGAATGCCATAAGCCCTTCAACGGCCAGGCTTCTGTCCGGTTTGGAAATGCCGGCTACTTTGGCCGGTATCAGGAATAAGCTGGACAAACATTTTATTCATCTGTTTTCCAGGGCAGGGTTTAAGGCTGATCCCAGGTTTTATCATGCTCTGGACCTGATATTTACAAATCAAGGAAGAGACCGGATAGAATCGGGTTTTGATGTAGGGGTTAGCTCCAGGCAGCTTCGGAGGCTTTTCGGTAATTATATAGGTGGTTCTGTGAAAGCATTTAGTAATGTGGTGAGATTTCAGCAGATTTTACACAGTGCTGCTTTAGGGATAAATCCACTAGAGCAAAGAGCTTTTCTGGACCATTATTATGATCAGGCCCACTTCATTAAAGAGTTTAAGCGTCTTTATGGAATTACACCAGGGCGGGTGCAGGGCTGGTAA
- a CDS encoding SDR family NAD(P)-dependent oxidoreductase gives MDLQLKSKTAFISGSTQGIGYAIASQLLAEGAHVIINGRTQVKLDEAIARLQKDFPNARVSGIAADFAKADEVNNLLTKLPEVDILINNVGIFDLKDFTELTDEEWYRFFEINVMSSIRLSRALLPKMLSRGWGRVIFISSESGINIPENMIHYGMSKTAMLSISNGLSKLTKNTTVTVNTILGGPTYSEGVAKAVEQISQAQKIPVAHMKQAIMQNTNPHSLIQRFIEPTEIATLAAYLSSPVSIATNGATLRADGGTLQMI, from the coding sequence ATGGATTTACAACTCAAATCAAAAACAGCGTTTATCAGTGGTTCCACCCAGGGTATAGGTTATGCCATAGCCAGTCAATTATTAGCCGAAGGTGCGCACGTTATCATAAATGGCAGAACGCAGGTGAAACTAGATGAGGCAATTGCGAGGCTGCAAAAAGATTTTCCTAATGCCCGGGTTTCAGGAATAGCCGCAGATTTCGCTAAAGCCGATGAGGTTAATAACCTTCTTACTAAACTCCCGGAAGTTGACATATTGATAAACAATGTCGGAATATTTGATCTTAAGGATTTTACCGAGCTTACAGACGAAGAGTGGTACCGCTTCTTTGAAATCAACGTGATGAGCAGCATTCGCCTGTCAAGAGCACTGCTCCCAAAAATGTTGTCCCGAGGTTGGGGAAGAGTCATTTTCATCAGCAGCGAGTCAGGCATCAATATCCCCGAAAACATGATCCACTACGGAATGAGCAAAACGGCCATGTTATCCATTAGCAACGGTCTCTCCAAACTCACGAAAAACACCACCGTAACGGTCAACACCATACTCGGTGGCCCAACGTACTCAGAAGGTGTTGCCAAGGCAGTGGAGCAAATCTCTCAGGCTCAGAAAATACCTGTTGCACATATGAAGCAGGCTATCATGCAGAATACAAACCCACACTCCCTTATACAGCGCTTCATAGAACCGACAGAAATAGCAACACTCGCAGCCTACCTCTCCAGTCCTGTTTCAATTGCTACCAACGGCGCTACTTTACGTGCTGACGGAGGAACACTACAGATGATTTAG
- a CDS encoding TetR/AcrR family transcriptional regulator — translation MRGRPSKYNNQEVEAKAQQLFWSKGYTATSMDDLLKAMGIGYGSFYNAYKGGKKELFRKAIQQRREAFDDFKKELSLSADPLGLIKDFFRSIALADEKSHLQGCIIVNTVVEMTFIDDDLEHEAVQILREVEQMFTDTIAREQEQGKLKNQTNPEVLGRYLITLWNGLNVTRRMYPDKDLLRKQIDMQLDILS, via the coding sequence ATGAGAGGTCGCCCAAGCAAATACAATAATCAGGAGGTAGAGGCCAAAGCACAACAACTATTCTGGTCAAAAGGATACACCGCTACTTCTATGGATGACCTGCTCAAGGCCATGGGAATCGGCTATGGGAGTTTTTACAATGCTTATAAGGGAGGTAAAAAAGAACTATTCCGCAAAGCGATCCAACAACGTCGAGAGGCATTTGACGATTTTAAAAAAGAGCTTAGCCTGAGTGCCGATCCGCTGGGTCTGATCAAGGATTTTTTCCGGAGCATTGCCCTGGCTGATGAAAAGAGTCATTTGCAGGGTTGTATCATTGTCAATACCGTTGTAGAAATGACCTTTATTGATGATGATCTGGAACACGAAGCCGTACAGATATTGAGAGAGGTTGAGCAAATGTTTACAGATACCATCGCCCGTGAGCAAGAGCAGGGTAAATTAAAAAATCAGACCAACCCTGAAGTTTTGGGCCGCTACCTGATCACACTTTGGAATGGCCTGAACGTTACCAGACGCATGTACCCGGATAAAGACCTGCTTAGAAAACAGATCGACATGCAGCTCGATATACTCAGTTAA
- the rlmD gene encoding 23S rRNA (uracil(1939)-C(5))-methyltransferase RlmD, translating to MKIKNKVLKDIEIEGIAAEGKCITHYDGKVVFVTGVAPGDVADIKIIRKKKSFLEAIPLHISKYSTKRQEPFCTHFGTCGGCKWQHINYDTQLAYKHQQVIDSLERIAKVPFSNVSRILPSANTRYYRNKLEFTFSNKRWLTKEEINSDEDLDRNALGFHIPKRFDKILDIDHCYLQPEPSNDIRLAVRGLALEHDISFFDLITQQGFLRNLIIRDTSIGEVMVILQVAGDNREQLELILDHLKNTFPEITSLNYVINTKGNETFHDLEVVNWYGKPYIMEEMALPDAPDKVVKFRIGPKSFFQTNTDQANLLYKKTWELAGLTGNELVYDLYTGTGTIANYVAHNAKKVIGIEYVEAAIEDAKVNAEINNISNADFFAGDMKDLLNDDFIRTHGQPDVIITDPPRAGMHEDVCKVILNAAPERIVYVSCNPATQARDIAILDQKYKVTAVQPVDMFPHTHHVENIALLELKK from the coding sequence ATGAAGATAAAAAATAAAGTTTTAAAAGACATAGAAATTGAAGGTATTGCAGCAGAAGGCAAGTGTATAACTCACTATGACGGAAAGGTGGTCTTTGTGACGGGTGTGGCGCCTGGCGATGTTGCTGACATCAAAATAATAAGAAAAAAGAAGTCCTTTCTTGAAGCTATCCCTTTACATATTTCAAAATACTCAACAAAACGGCAAGAGCCCTTCTGCACCCACTTTGGCACCTGCGGTGGGTGTAAATGGCAACACATTAACTACGATACCCAGCTCGCATACAAGCACCAGCAGGTGATTGACAGCCTGGAAAGAATAGCCAAGGTACCTTTTTCAAATGTGAGCCGGATACTCCCCTCAGCCAACACCCGTTACTACAGGAATAAGCTTGAATTTACCTTTTCCAACAAAAGGTGGCTTACAAAAGAAGAAATTAACAGCGATGAAGACCTGGACAGAAATGCACTGGGCTTCCACATTCCCAAAAGATTCGACAAAATTCTGGATATCGACCATTGCTACCTGCAGCCGGAACCTTCAAACGACATCAGACTCGCAGTAAGGGGGCTGGCCCTTGAACACGACATTTCCTTCTTTGACCTGATCACGCAACAGGGCTTTCTCAGAAACCTGATCATCAGGGATACTTCCATTGGTGAGGTTATGGTTATCCTCCAGGTAGCCGGGGACAATAGGGAACAACTTGAATTGATACTAGATCACCTGAAAAACACATTCCCGGAGATCACCTCATTAAACTATGTGATAAATACCAAAGGCAATGAAACCTTTCATGACCTGGAAGTAGTGAACTGGTACGGTAAGCCTTACATAATGGAGGAAATGGCTCTTCCTGATGCCCCCGACAAGGTTGTGAAATTCAGGATCGGCCCTAAATCATTTTTCCAAACTAATACGGATCAGGCAAACTTACTTTATAAAAAAACCTGGGAGTTGGCAGGATTAACCGGAAACGAGCTGGTTTATGACTTGTATACCGGTACAGGAACCATTGCCAATTATGTAGCACATAATGCAAAGAAAGTTATAGGTATAGAGTATGTTGAAGCTGCCATTGAAGACGCAAAGGTGAATGCTGAAATTAACAACATCAGCAATGCCGATTTTTTCGCCGGTGATATGAAGGATCTGCTCAATGATGATTTTATTCGTACTCATGGTCAGCCAGACGTGATTATCACTGATCCTCCGAGGGCAGGAATGCACGAAGATGTTTGCAAAGTAATCCTCAATGCCGCCCCGGAACGTATTGTGTATGTAAGCTGCAACCCTGCTACACAAGCAAGAGATATTGCTATATTGGATCAGAAATATAAGGTGACAGCCGTGCAACCGGTAGACATGTTTCCACACACACATCATGTGGAAAACATAGCGTTACTGGAGTTAAAAAAATAA